The following is a genomic window from Thioclava electrotropha.
TTCAGCGCAGGCAAGCCGCAGCTTTCGGCGAAAGCGCGGGTGCGCACGATGGCGTTATGGCCCCAGAACGGGCCGGTCCTGCCCTGCAGCATCGCCAAGCCGCGGGCGAAGACAGGCGAGAAGAAGCTGGCCGAGAATTGCATCGCGCGGGCGAAGCGCGAGCGCCCCCGCACGACTTTCGGCAGGGTCTGAAGCAGGCCCAGACGCGGTTCGGCTTCGATCCGGCGGATCATCTGCAGGATCGTCTCGCCTTCCATCAGGCTGTCGGCATCGAGGATCAGAGCGAAATCATAGGCCGCGCCGGAGCGCGTGATGAAATCCTCGATATTCCCGGCCTTCTTGCCGACGTTGTTGGTGCGGCGGCGATAGAAGAACCGGCCAAGCGCGTCACGCTCTTCGACGAGATGGGCGAAGACCTGCACCTCGCGCTGGGCGATGTCGTCCTTGCGGGTGTCCGAGAGGATCGCGAAATGCACCTCCGCGTCGTCGCCGGTCGCGGCGAGCGAGGCATCCATCGCGGCCACGCGCGAGAAGGTGGAGACCGGGTCTTCGTTATAGACCGGCACCAGCACGACCGTGCGGCCCTGAATGCGCGCATGCGGGTCCACCCGCGGCGGCGGCTCGGCGCGCGAGGTCAACCCGATCAGCGCCTGCACCGCGCCCCATGCGAGCCAGAGCGTCGAGATCAGGATCAGAAGCGCGCGCACCACGTCGAGCGTCTGCAAGCCGTCGGCCTGACCGAACTGAATGAACAGAACGAAGGCGCCGATACCCGCAAGCGCAGCGAGCCCGAGCGCCAGAGCGCGCAGGCCGATCAGCAATGCGCCGCGAGGACGCGCGAGCGCGGACATGTCAGGTGCCTTCCCCGACCGGGCGGCGGGTCAGCATCCGGGCGAGCCGAGTGCTCAGCCGAAGATCGGGTTCGATCTGTTGAGCGGGCATGGCCATCGGGGCCACCGGCAGCGCGGCGGGCCCGGCAACGAGGTCTTCGGGCGATAGCCGGCGCTGGGCGCGCGGCTGGTCGGTCAGCGCCGGCACTGCCGGCAGCGTCAAAATAGAATTCATGATTTGGTCCACTGGTAAAGCCAGGTCTCGGAGAGGTTCCGTCCAAAACCGGCAAGAGTGGCAGAGAGTTCCACGGGCGCGTCGCCATCGGCGGAAATATCCAGCACGAGACGCCAGACATTGTCCTGTTCGACCTTCGAAAGGGTCTGCGTTTCGATCTTGCCCTTATTCGCGTGGGTGACCGGTTTGATTTCGTCGACGGCCGAGGCCGGCAGGCGCGAAATCTCTCCGCCCTTGAAATCAATGACGAATTTCCGGGTGCCCTTGGTGTTCTCGACGCCCGAGACACCGCCGGTCCCGGCCCATGTCTGGTCCACATAGGCGCGCTGATCGCTCGGATCGGGGGGCAGATCGCCCCATTCCAGCCGATAGGCGAATTCCAGCGCATCGCCTGCCTTTGCCGGAGCTTCGGGCACCCAGAAGGCGACGATATTGTCGTTCACCTCGAGTTTCGAGGGGATTTCGACCAGCCGAACCATGCCCTTGCCCCAGTCGCCCTGCGGCGTCACGCGGACCGAGGGGCGGCGCTCGTAGCGGGCCGAGGCGTCCTGATAATGATCGAATTCGCGCTCGCGCTGATAGAGGCCGAAGCTCTGCGGTGCGCTCTCGGCGAAATAGGAGGAGGCGAGCTTGTTGGGGTTCTGCAGCGGGCGCCACAGCTTGTCGCCGTCGGCCTGCTCGATCGCCAGCCCGTCGCTGTCATGCACGCGCGGACGGTAATCGTCGAAATTATG
Proteins encoded in this region:
- a CDS encoding glucan biosynthesis protein, which encodes MQKAAKGDAIPPETSSADFLSKLDYDSYRMIRFDPDKSRFENIEDTRFELQAFHLGWLFKEPVHLSSVENGQASPMNFSTDDFIYQSKARKIVPEHADLPGIAGFRLNTPLNRPDVMDELIAFQGASYFRALGRGSAYGLSARGLAVNTGVSVAEEFPRFTQFWVETPTSGATSITVFAEMHSASLTGAYKFVITPGEATSVDVTARLFIREDIQQLGVAPLTSMFLYGPRNRHNFDDYRPRVHDSDGLAIEQADGDKLWRPLQNPNKLASSYFAESAPQSFGLYQREREFDHYQDASARYERRPSVRVTPQGDWGKGMVRLVEIPSKLEVNDNIVAFWVPEAPAKAGDALEFAYRLEWGDLPPDPSDQRAYVDQTWAGTGGVSGVENTKGTRKFVIDFKGGEISRLPASAVDEIKPVTHANKGKIETQTLSKVEQDNVWRLVLDISADGDAPVELSATLAGFGRNLSETWLYQWTKS